A stretch of Fusobacterium massiliense DNA encodes these proteins:
- a CDS encoding WYL domain-containing protein, producing MKKIRVTIPEDIWDIIKIDQEDYGMNNNKFCNYILEKLKFNKKIETENLLQSQGRTYKKIIQFDLNVSNKEIYYDILKTNGVEIEAEYFRELFEIYCAKFKYQRELFIYEDRLKTILDAIKSENKIKIKNFSKILDVEPIFIRREANGNENFLFCYVDNLSSYQNYKLKETEVISILPDKIKKRDKKLIENLRKKYDPFSANTEIIKVKLTSIGDSLLKTFTEYRPKLIKKEGTIYSFEASKEQAKIYFAGFLKEVEILEPLSLREDIKNEYLEAIKNYNR from the coding sequence ATGAAAAAGATTAGAGTTACTATTCCTGAAGATATTTGGGATATTATAAAAATCGATCAAGAAGATTATGGAATGAATAACAATAAATTCTGTAACTATATCCTAGAAAAATTAAAATTTAATAAAAAAATTGAAACAGAAAATCTTCTTCAATCTCAAGGTAGAACATATAAAAAAATTATTCAATTTGATTTGAATGTTAGTAATAAAGAAATATACTACGATATTTTAAAAACCAATGGTGTTGAAATAGAAGCTGAATACTTTAGAGAATTATTTGAAATTTATTGTGCAAAATTTAAATATCAAAGAGAACTTTTTATCTACGAGGATAGACTAAAAACTATTTTAGATGCTATAAAATCTGAAAATAAAATAAAAATAAAAAATTTTTCTAAAATTTTAGATGTTGAACCTATTTTTATACGTAGAGAAGCTAACGGAAATGAAAATTTTCTATTTTGCTATGTTGATAATCTAAGTTCTTATCAAAATTATAAGCTAAAAGAAACTGAAGTAATCTCCATTCTACCTGATAAAATTAAAAAGAGAGATAAAAAACTAATTGAAAATTTAAGAAAGAAATATGATCCTTTCTCTGCTAACACTGAAATAATAAAAGTTAAACTAACTTCTATTGGAGATAGCCTACTAAAAACCTTTACAGAATATAGACCTAAACTCATTAAAAAAGAAGGAACTATTTATTCTTTTGAAGCTTCAAAAGAGCAAGCTAAAATTTATTTTGCTGGTTTTTTAAAAGAAGTTGAAATTTTAGAACCTTTATCTCTAAGAGAAGACATAAAAAATGAGTATTTAGAAGCTATAAAAAATTATAACAGATAA
- the metK gene encoding methionine adenosyltransferase produces MKKFTYFTSEFVSPGHPDKVSDQISDAILDACLKDDPNSRVACEVFCTTGQVIVGGEITTSTYIDVQDIVRNKIREIGYRTGMGFDADCGVLNSIHSQSPDIAMGVDIGGAGDQGIMFGGAVRETEELMPLALVLSREILVRLTKMMRDGEIKWARPDQKSQVTLAYDENGKVDHVDSIVVSVQHDENVSNVEIKETVIEKVVKPVLEKYNLSSENIKYYINPTGRFVIGGPHGDTGLTGRKIIVDTYGGYFRHGGGAFSGKDPSKVDRSAAYAARWVAKNIVAAGLADKCELQLSYAIGVAHPVSIKVETFGTSTVSEDVISEAVAKVFDLSPRGIEKSLELRENKFKYQDLAAFGHIGRTDIDIPWERLNKVEELKKIVSNK; encoded by the coding sequence ATGAAAAAATTTACATATTTTACATCTGAATTTGTTTCACCTGGTCACCCAGATAAAGTATCTGATCAAATATCAGATGCAATATTAGATGCTTGTTTAAAAGATGACCCAAATTCAAGAGTTGCTTGTGAAGTTTTTTGTACAACAGGACAAGTAATAGTAGGAGGGGAAATTACAACAAGTACATACATAGATGTTCAAGATATAGTTAGAAATAAAATTAGAGAAATAGGATATAGAACAGGAATGGGTTTTGATGCAGATTGTGGAGTTTTAAATAGTATCCATTCACAATCACCAGATATTGCTATGGGAGTTGACATTGGAGGAGCTGGAGACCAAGGAATTATGTTTGGAGGAGCAGTAAGAGAAACTGAAGAGCTTATGCCTTTAGCTTTAGTTCTTTCAAGAGAAATTTTAGTAAGATTAACTAAAATGATGAGAGATGGGGAAATTAAATGGGCTAGACCGGATCAAAAATCTCAAGTAACTTTAGCATATGATGAAAATGGAAAAGTTGATCATGTAGACTCTATAGTGGTTTCTGTACAACATGATGAAAATGTTAGTAATGTTGAAATAAAAGAAACAGTTATTGAAAAAGTTGTAAAACCAGTTTTAGAAAAATATAATTTAAGTTCTGAAAATATAAAATACTATATTAACCCAACAGGAAGATTTGTTATAGGTGGACCTCATGGAGATACTGGTCTTACAGGAAGAAAAATTATAGTTGATACTTATGGTGGATATTTTAGACATGGTGGAGGAGCTTTTTCAGGAAAAGATCCATCTAAAGTAGATAGATCAGCAGCTTATGCTGCCAGATGGGTTGCAAAAAATATAGTTGCAGCTGGTCTTGCAGATAAGTGTGAGTTACAACTTTCTTATGCAATAGGAGTTGCTCATCCGGTGTCAATAAAAGTTGAAACATTTGGGACTTCAACTGTTTCGGAAGATGTAATTTCAGAAGCTGTTGCAAAAGTTTTTGATTTATCACCAAGAGGAATAGAAAAATCTTTAGAACTTAGAGAAAATAAATTTAAGTATCAAGATTTAGCAGCTTTTGGTCATATTGGAAGAACTGATATAGATATTCCTTGGGAAAGATTAAATAAAGTCGAAGAATTAAAAAAAATTGTAAGTAATAAATAG
- a CDS encoding ABC transporter ATP-binding protein has translation MKILRIYIKENLGILMVAIIFLIFNTLATLAIPFQISNMINNGIMQKNIEEVYSISIKMIAILVFGTLSGIIANYFVAIFATGFSKKNRKTMLKNIETLTLDQVSEFGVASLVTRVANDNSNAQQLIASFLQMILPSPIMAIISIFLTIRLSPTLALIPFLAIITFAIAIIFTLYKSLPFILKVQKKLDRMVLVLRETFIGVKIIRAFDNSEKERDKFNNLSADYTNNYITINKKFAILSPMAFAFMCIIITLIVFFGGLKIASKTLEIGSITAIIEYSLTTIGALIMSSMMLVQMPKAVVSIERIEEVLNTVSEIKDEDDVSEEKYYKDLVEKNPISLTFNNVCFRYKGAEKQILKNISFSINAGERFAIVGATGSGKSTIAKVLLRLNDIENGKILVNNVDIQKLSLEVLRDNIAYIPQKAYIFSGTIRDNFKFANKDITEEEMMKVAKVAQSYEFINSLEKGFDSFVSQGGTNFSGGQKQRLSIARALSKQANIYLFDDSFSALDYATDAKLRKELKVFLENKITIIIAQRLNTIIDADKIIVLKDGEITGMGTHEELLKNNNEYIELAKSQGILD, from the coding sequence ATGAAAATATTAAGAATTTATATAAAAGAGAATCTTGGTATTTTAATGGTTGCAATTATATTTTTAATTTTTAATACACTTGCAACTTTAGCTATTCCATTTCAGATTTCAAATATGATAAATAATGGAATTATGCAAAAAAATATTGAAGAAGTATATTCGATAAGTATAAAAATGATAGCTATATTGGTTTTTGGAACTTTATCAGGAATTATAGCAAACTATTTTGTTGCAATATTTGCAACAGGATTTTCAAAAAAGAATAGAAAAACTATGCTTAAAAATATAGAAACATTAACTTTAGATCAAGTTAGTGAATTTGGAGTAGCTTCTCTAGTAACAAGAGTGGCAAACGATAATAGTAATGCTCAACAATTGATAGCATCTTTCCTACAAATGATATTGCCTAGTCCTATAATGGCAATAATTTCAATCTTTTTAACTATAAGATTATCACCTACTCTGGCTTTAATACCATTTTTAGCAATAATTACATTTGCAATAGCAATTATTTTTACTCTCTACAAATCATTACCATTTATCTTAAAAGTTCAAAAAAAATTAGATAGAATGGTTTTAGTTTTAAGAGAAACATTTATTGGTGTAAAAATAATAAGAGCTTTTGATAACTCAGAAAAAGAAAGAGATAAATTTAATAATTTATCAGCAGACTACACAAATAATTACATAACTATAAATAAAAAGTTTGCTATACTTTCTCCAATGGCATTTGCTTTTATGTGTATTATAATAACTCTTATAGTATTTTTTGGTGGCTTAAAAATAGCATCAAAAACTTTAGAGATAGGGTCAATAACAGCTATAATAGAATATTCTTTAACAACGATAGGGGCATTAATTATGTCGTCAATGATGTTGGTACAAATGCCAAAAGCTGTTGTTTCTATTGAAAGAATAGAAGAAGTTTTAAATACTGTTAGTGAAATAAAAGATGAAGATGATGTTAGTGAAGAAAAATATTATAAAGATTTAGTAGAAAAAAATCCTATATCTTTGACATTTAATAATGTATGTTTTAGATATAAGGGAGCAGAAAAACAAATATTAAAAAATATTTCATTTTCAATAAATGCTGGAGAAAGATTTGCTATTGTGGGAGCAACTGGTTCTGGTAAGAGTACTATTGCAAAAGTATTGTTGAGATTAAATGATATAGAAAATGGAAAAATATTAGTAAATAATGTAGATATACAAAAGTTATCTTTGGAAGTTTTAAGAGATAATATTGCCTATATTCCTCAAAAAGCATACATTTTTAGTGGGACAATAAGAGATAATTTTAAGTTTGCTAATAAAGATATTACTGAGGAAGAAATGATGAAAGTTGCAAAAGTAGCTCAATCTTATGAATTTATAAATTCTTTAGAAAAGGGCTTTGATTCTTTTGTATCTCAAGGAGGGACAAATTTCTCTGGTGGGCAAAAACAAAGGTTATCAATAGCTAGGGCTTTATCAAAGCAAGCAAATATATATTTGTTTGATGATAGTTTCTCTGCACTAGATTATGCAACAGATGCAAAACTTCGTAAAGAATTGAAAGTCTTTTTAGAAAATAAAATAACCATTATAATTGCACAAAGATTAAATACCATTATTGATGCAGATAAAATAATAGTTTTAAAAGATGGAGAAATAACAGGAATGGGTACTCATGAAGAGTTGTTAAAAAATAATAATGAGTATATAGAACTTGCAAAATCACAGGGAATTTTAGATTAA
- a CDS encoding ABC transporter ATP-binding protein, whose amino-acid sequence MAKNKKNEDSIKDLKKASRNFIKLLSEKKIPFFISIICNIISTILVVSIPWTSAIAIDIIVQIMGNKQILDKWTAIFNAITRPVSVLGLVAISIFILSYIQEYISAIIGEQIALSLREKLSEKLTKLPMNFFDTNQVGDILSKVTSDIEKVAEVIVSGFTRFIYSFVIITLVIVMLLYINIKLALIVLLILLISIILTIFVSGITQRIFSRNMSTLSELSSMTEEVLTGNLVIQSYNKQKDILEKLDKVIDDQYLAGKNLEFTIFSIFPSIRFVTQIAFIIAAVVSAILVINGSLTLGLAQAFLQYVTQISEPITTAAYIINSIQNALVSVERVYDILELPEEKELEKDTNLLKESKGQITFENVAFGYSKDKLLMKNVNFTAKAEQMVAIVGPTGAGKTTLINLLMRFYDVNKGRILFDGVDISKITRKELRENFGMVLQDTWLLKGTIAENIAYAKPDATREEIINAAKLAKCDSFIRKLPKGYDTVITSENGMVSQGQQQLLTIARTILPNPKVMILDEATSSIDTKTEKDIQTVISELMKGRTSFVIAHRLSTIRNADLILVMKDGDIVEQGNHDELMIENGIYANLYNTQFSE is encoded by the coding sequence ATGGCTAAAAACAAAAAAAATGAAGATTCTATAAAAGATTTAAAAAAAGCAAGTAGAAATTTCATAAAACTTCTAAGTGAAAAGAAAATACCATTTTTTATTTCTATTATATGTAATATTATTTCTACAATATTAGTTGTATCTATTCCTTGGACATCAGCTATTGCAATTGATATAATTGTTCAAATAATGGGAAATAAACAAATTTTAGATAAATGGACAGCTATTTTTAATGCAATAACTAGACCTGTTTCTGTCTTAGGATTAGTAGCAATATCAATATTTATATTAAGTTATATTCAAGAGTATATATCAGCAATAATTGGAGAGCAAATAGCTCTATCACTAAGAGAAAAATTGAGTGAAAAATTAACAAAGTTACCTATGAATTTTTTTGATACAAATCAAGTTGGAGATATATTAAGTAAAGTAACTTCTGATATAGAAAAAGTAGCAGAAGTAATAGTTAGTGGTTTTACAAGATTTATATATTCGTTTGTAATAATAACTTTGGTTATAGTAATGTTATTGTATATAAATATAAAGTTAGCACTAATAGTTTTGCTAATATTATTGATAAGTATTATTTTAACTATATTTGTTTCAGGGATAACTCAAAGAATTTTTAGTAGAAATATGTCAACATTATCAGAATTAAGCTCAATGACAGAGGAAGTATTAACTGGAAATTTAGTTATTCAGTCTTACAATAAACAAAAAGATATTTTAGAAAAATTAGATAAAGTCATTGATGACCAGTATTTAGCAGGGAAAAATTTAGAATTTACAATATTTTCTATTTTTCCATCAATAAGATTTGTAACCCAAATTGCTTTTATTATAGCAGCTGTTGTAAGTGCTATTCTGGTAATTAATGGTTCTCTTACACTAGGACTTGCTCAAGCTTTTTTACAGTATGTTACTCAAATATCAGAACCAATTACAACGGCAGCATATATTATAAATTCTATTCAAAATGCTTTAGTTTCAGTTGAAAGAGTTTATGATATTTTAGAATTACCAGAGGAAAAAGAGCTAGAAAAGGATACAAATTTATTGAAAGAAAGTAAAGGTCAGATAACTTTTGAAAATGTAGCTTTTGGTTACAGTAAAGATAAACTTTTGATGAAAAATGTTAATTTTACAGCTAAAGCTGAACAAATGGTTGCCATTGTTGGTCCAACTGGAGCAGGGAAAACTACTCTAATAAATTTACTTATGAGATTTTATGATGTCAACAAAGGAAGAATTTTATTTGATGGGGTAGATATTTCTAAGATTACAAGAAAAGAATTGAGAGAAAACTTTGGTATGGTATTGCAAGACACTTGGCTTCTCAAGGGTACGATTGCAGAGAATATTGCTTATGCAAAGCCAGATGCAACAAGAGAGGAAATAATAAATGCAGCTAAGTTGGCAAAATGTGATAGTTTCATTAGAAAACTACCTAAAGGTTATGACACAGTTATAACAAGTGAAAATGGAATGGTATCTCAAGGCCAGCAACAACTTCTAACTATTGCTCGTACAATTTTACCTAACCCTAAAGTAATGATATTAGATGAAGCAACATCAAGTATAGACACTAAAACTGAAAAAGATATACAAACTGTAATATCAGAACTTATGAAAGGAAGAACAAGTTTTGTTATAGCTCACAGACTATCAACTATAAGAAATGCCGATTTGATTCTTGTTATGAAAGATGGGGATATAGTTGAACAAGGAAACCATGATGAACTTATGATAGAAAATGGAATTTATGCTAATTTATATAATACACAATTTAGTGAGTAA
- a CDS encoding ShlB/FhaC/HecB family hemolysin secretion/activation protein encodes MYRKFIFIFLSVFSFTYAVDEIDIEKRREEQQSFDNLIKSQNFNMSENNKDKEENNLILNINSIDLDGNTILESFQINAILRKYIGKNKNVYTLINEIENKYIENGYITTKVGLDISKSDFEVGKISIFVLEGKIAKVIYNEKENKLKTFITFPQRENDILNIKDLDQGIDNLGNNSKLDIKASDKNGYSNIYIKRDNKPISFGVNYNDLGQFETSRHRLRYFLNTHNIFGLNESLAFSYQNKLQRQYKERDTKNFSFGVSVPFKYWTFSYNYDSSQYLRSIPALGRTYKATGNTENQTFGIRKMLHRNENHKIDIGAKIILKDSKNYIDDVRLVLSSRKLSVLTVDTTYTGRIFSGLLNTNLGVSFGLKRFAANNDSEEWYREEYTPKAQFRKYNMNISWYKPMNNFYYKTNIVGQYSKDILYSQEKIGIGDDTSVRGFKDESTQGDKGFYIRNEIGYKGNEFLEPYIAYDYGRVFNNKVNDYKVETLQGVAIGIRGYFKGFEGSFSIAKPIDKPSYFRNNKPVAYTSITYRF; translated from the coding sequence GTGTATAGAAAATTTATTTTCATATTTTTATCTGTGTTTTCATTTACTTATGCAGTAGATGAAATAGATATAGAAAAAAGAAGAGAAGAACAACAAAGTTTTGATAACTTAATAAAAAGTCAAAATTTTAATATGTCTGAAAATAACAAAGATAAAGAAGAAAATAATTTAATTCTAAATATAAATTCTATTGATTTAGATGGAAATACTATACTTGAGTCTTTTCAAATAAATGCTATTTTAAGAAAATATATAGGTAAAAATAAAAATGTTTATACATTGATAAATGAAATAGAAAATAAATATATTGAAAATGGATATATTACTACAAAAGTTGGACTTGACATAAGCAAGTCTGATTTTGAAGTTGGTAAGATATCCATTTTTGTTTTAGAAGGAAAAATAGCTAAAGTTATATATAATGAAAAAGAAAATAAATTAAAAACTTTCATAACTTTTCCACAAAGAGAAAATGATATTTTAAATATTAAAGATTTGGATCAAGGAATTGATAATCTAGGGAATAATTCAAAGCTGGATATTAAAGCTAGTGATAAAAATGGATATAGCAACATATATATTAAAAGAGATAATAAGCCCATAAGTTTTGGAGTAAACTATAATGATTTAGGACAGTTTGAGACTTCAAGACATAGACTTAGATATTTCTTAAATACTCATAATATATTTGGGTTGAATGAAAGTTTAGCTTTTTCTTATCAAAATAAACTACAAAGACAATACAAAGAAAGAGATACTAAAAATTTCAGTTTTGGAGTATCTGTTCCTTTTAAATATTGGACTTTTAGTTATAACTATGACAGTTCTCAATATCTTAGAAGTATCCCAGCATTAGGAAGAACATACAAAGCAACAGGAAATACAGAAAATCAGACATTTGGAATAAGAAAAATGTTACACAGAAATGAAAATCATAAAATAGACATAGGAGCAAAAATAATCTTAAAAGATTCTAAAAACTATATTGATGATGTGCGATTGGTTTTGAGTTCAAGAAAACTATCTGTCTTAACAGTGGATACAACATATACAGGAAGAATATTTTCAGGACTATTGAATACAAATTTAGGAGTAAGCTTTGGGTTAAAAAGATTTGCAGCTAACAATGATAGTGAAGAATGGTACAGAGAAGAATATACACCAAAAGCACAATTTAGAAAATACAATATGAATATATCTTGGTATAAACCAATGAATAATTTTTACTATAAAACAAATATTGTAGGACAGTATTCAAAAGATATATTGTATTCACAAGAAAAAATAGGAATAGGCGACGACACAAGTGTAAGAGGATTTAAAGATGAATCTACACAAGGAGATAAAGGTTTCTATATTAGAAATGAAATAGGATATAAAGGAAATGAATTTCTAGAACCATATATAGCCTATGACTATGGTAGAGTTTTTAATAATAAAGTAAATGATTACAAAGTAGAAACTCTTCAAGGAGTTGCAATAGGGATAAGGGGATATTTTAAAGGTTTTGAAGGAAGTTTCAGTATAGCAAAGCCAATAGATAAACCAAGCTATTTTAGAAATAATAAGCCAGTAGCATATACAAGTATAACATATAGATTCTAG